In Bradyrhizobium sp. 1(2017), one DNA window encodes the following:
- a CDS encoding MBL fold metallo-hydrolase, which translates to MALSANHEPVLSRRGFCLCCITAAGFAATGGWLTPATAYAKARSIVDLIRDEAAKTKIKVHKLRSNVSILEGSGGNIAVLTGRDGKVFVDAGITASRPRILEAANSLSRDPITHVINTHWHFDHADGNAWLNAEGAEITAHENTSKHLMSAQRVEDWDFTFTPSALAAVPTDTFDTDKTLKLNGSTIQLKYYGPAHTDCDISVNFSEADIVHVGDTYWNGIYPFIDYSTGGSIGGMIKATEANLAAATQRTIVIPGHGAPVSNREDLSSYRDMLVTIRDNVAKLKSQGRSIDEAIAAKPTAAFDAKWGQFVITPEFFVRLVYKGV; encoded by the coding sequence ATGGCCCTGTCAGCCAATCATGAGCCCGTGCTCTCGCGTCGTGGTTTCTGCCTCTGCTGCATCACCGCCGCCGGTTTCGCGGCAACGGGCGGATGGCTCACCCCCGCAACCGCCTACGCCAAGGCGCGCAGCATCGTCGACCTGATCCGTGACGAGGCGGCCAAGACGAAGATCAAGGTTCACAAGCTCCGAAGCAATGTCAGCATCCTCGAGGGCTCCGGCGGCAATATCGCGGTGCTGACCGGACGCGACGGCAAAGTGTTCGTCGACGCCGGCATCACGGCATCGCGGCCACGTATATTGGAGGCGGCGAACAGTCTCAGCCGCGATCCGATCACGCATGTGATCAACACGCATTGGCACTTCGACCATGCCGACGGCAATGCGTGGCTGAACGCGGAGGGTGCCGAGATCACAGCGCACGAGAACACCTCCAAGCATCTGATGTCCGCACAGCGGGTCGAAGACTGGGATTTCACTTTTACGCCCTCAGCGCTTGCCGCCGTTCCGACCGATACTTTTGACACGGACAAGACATTGAAGCTGAATGGATCGACCATCCAGCTCAAGTACTATGGACCGGCACACACCGACTGCGACATCTCGGTCAATTTCAGCGAGGCCGATATTGTTCATGTCGGCGACACCTACTGGAACGGGATCTATCCGTTCATCGACTATTCGACCGGTGGAAGCATCGGGGGCATGATCAAGGCGACGGAAGCGAATTTGGCCGCTGCAACGCAGCGGACCATCGTCATTCCGGGGCATGGCGCGCCGGTGAGCAACCGGGAAGACCTGTCGTCTTACCGCGATATGCTGGTCACCATTCGCGACAACGTGGCGAAACTCAAGAGCCAGGGACGTTCGATCGACGAAGCGATCGCAGCCAAGCCGACCGCCGCCTTCGACGCAAAATGGGGTCAGTTTGTCATCACGCCGGAGTTCTTCGTCCGGCTCGTTTACAAGGGCGTCTGA
- a CDS encoding alpha/beta hydrolase yields MPVVLDPDAAAVYKAFQEAGRPAYETLTAPEARAYYLQARFATNPEAPELARVAALAIPAPHGTIPARLYVPKAPRRHDGLSPALVFFHGGGWVIGDLDSHDVVCRQLAVDGALIVISVDYRLAPEHKFPAATDDALAATKWVAANARELGIDASRLSIGGDSAGGNLAAVVALAARDAGGPAIAGQVLIYPATDFAMTHGSHSEPETSVLLTHSVIRWFRDHYLNGAADIHDWHASPARAQSLVGLPPTYVLTAGADPLRDEGDEYAERLKQAGVPVTARHYPGQFHGFFTMGRLLQQANIAVGEIGAWLKGLG; encoded by the coding sequence ATGCCCGTTGTGCTCGATCCCGATGCCGCTGCCGTCTACAAGGCCTTCCAGGAGGCCGGCCGGCCCGCCTACGAGACCCTGACCGCACCGGAGGCGCGCGCCTATTATTTGCAGGCACGTTTTGCCACCAATCCCGAGGCGCCGGAGCTCGCCCGCGTCGCAGCGCTCGCCATCCCGGCGCCGCACGGCACGATCCCCGCCCGCCTCTACGTTCCCAAGGCGCCGCGCCGGCACGACGGCCTGTCGCCGGCGCTGGTGTTCTTCCACGGCGGCGGCTGGGTGATCGGCGATCTCGATTCCCACGACGTCGTGTGCCGCCAGCTCGCAGTCGACGGCGCGCTGATCGTGATCTCGGTCGACTACCGTCTCGCGCCAGAGCACAAGTTTCCCGCCGCAACCGACGACGCCCTCGCCGCGACCAAATGGGTCGCCGCGAACGCACGCGAGCTCGGCATCGACGCCTCACGTCTCTCGATCGGCGGCGACAGCGCCGGCGGCAATCTCGCCGCGGTCGTGGCGCTTGCCGCGCGCGACGCTGGCGGCCCCGCCATCGCCGGCCAGGTGTTGATCTATCCGGCGACCGATTTCGCCATGACGCACGGCTCCCACAGCGAGCCCGAGACCAGCGTGCTGCTGACCCATTCGGTGATCCGCTGGTTCCGCGACCATTATCTCAATGGCGCCGCAGACATCCACGACTGGCACGCCTCGCCGGCGCGCGCACAAAGCCTCGTCGGGCTGCCGCCGACCTATGTGCTGACGGCCGGCGCCGATCCCCTGCGCGACGAGGGTGACGAATATGCCGAGCGGCTCAAGCAGGCCGGTGTGCCCGTCACCGCCAGACACTATCCCGGCCAGTTTCACGGCTTCTTCACGATGGGCCGGCTGTTGCAGCAGGCCAATATCGCCGTCGGCGAGATCGGCGCGTGGCTGAAGGGATTGGGCTGA
- a CDS encoding DUF2155 domain-containing protein, with protein MSNEPDSLLKPREMFKTFSLTGLAALLAATALTVATPAQAQIGTIFSDPPPLRPPGNIPRGQPQPQQIPDDDEEVPELPPQGRVLPSRPMPPPPGRQGNVMPGPVESQPLAPPPGSTVAPPSQPPSAAIAPPGPQGAPGQRQPQQKGAPGTVPQAPASLQPGDEVVTEPPAQKIVNKKATFSGLDKITGRIINFDEEIGETVQFGALRVKTDACYTRPATEATNTDAFVEVDEITLQGEVKRIFSGWMYAASPGLHGVEHPIYDIWLTDCKEPQQTIATAAPDPAAKPPAPPPTQKKAAPRQATQQRPPQPLPPPPQQQPAPPPPPPQQQPGLFNFPGFSR; from the coding sequence ATGTCCAACGAGCCCGATTCGCTGTTGAAGCCGCGCGAGATGTTCAAAACCTTTTCCCTGACAGGCCTTGCGGCATTGCTGGCCGCCACCGCGCTGACGGTTGCGACGCCGGCACAGGCGCAGATCGGCACGATCTTTTCCGATCCGCCGCCGCTGCGGCCGCCCGGCAACATTCCGCGCGGCCAGCCGCAACCGCAGCAGATTCCGGACGACGACGAAGAGGTGCCGGAGCTGCCGCCGCAGGGCCGCGTGCTGCCGTCGCGCCCGATGCCGCCGCCTCCGGGCCGCCAGGGTAACGTGATGCCGGGGCCGGTCGAGAGCCAGCCCTTGGCACCGCCGCCGGGCTCGACCGTCGCGCCGCCGAGCCAGCCGCCCTCCGCGGCGATCGCCCCGCCGGGTCCGCAAGGCGCGCCCGGTCAGCGCCAGCCCCAGCAGAAGGGCGCGCCGGGCACGGTGCCGCAGGCGCCAGCGAGCCTGCAGCCGGGCGACGAGGTCGTGACCGAGCCGCCGGCCCAGAAGATCGTGAACAAGAAGGCGACCTTCTCCGGGCTCGACAAGATCACCGGACGCATCATCAATTTCGACGAGGAGATCGGCGAGACCGTCCAGTTCGGCGCGCTCAGGGTCAAGACCGACGCCTGTTACACGCGGCCGGCGACGGAGGCCACCAACACCGATGCCTTCGTCGAGGTCGACGAGATCACCCTGCAGGGCGAGGTGAAGCGCATCTTCTCGGGCTGGATGTATGCCGCGAGCCCCGGCCTGCACGGCGTCGAGCATCCGATCTACGACATCTGGCTCACCGACTGCAAAGAGCCGCAGCAGACCATTGCGACCGCAGCGCCGGACCCCGCAGCCAAGCCGCCCGCGCCGCCGCCTACGCAGAAGAAGGCCGCGCCCCGGCAGGCCACGCAGCAGCGTCCGCCGCAGCCCTTGCCGCCACCGCCGCAGCAGCAACCGGCACCGCCACCTCCGCCGCCACAGCAGCAGCCGGGCCTGTTCAATTTCCCGGGCTTCAGCCGATAA
- the aat gene encoding leucyl/phenylalanyl-tRNA--protein transferase — MNSRDSASSEITPAVLLRAYACGIFPMAESADDPTLFWVEPELRGVIPLDGFRVSSRLARTVRSDTFRVTVNTAFKATIAGCAAPQEGREDTWINKRIRDLYGGLFDLGHCHSVEAWQGDDLVGGLYGVSLGRAFFGESMFHTARDASKVALVHLVARLIHGGFELLDTQYVTEHLRSFGAVEISRRRYTALLDKALAGEPGDFLRLSTGEAIPGARALEIIASRP; from the coding sequence ATGAATTCGCGCGACTCTGCCTCGTCTGAAATCACGCCTGCCGTGCTGCTGCGCGCCTATGCCTGCGGCATCTTTCCGATGGCGGAAAGTGCCGACGATCCGACCCTGTTCTGGGTCGAGCCGGAGCTGCGCGGCGTCATCCCGCTGGACGGCTTTCGCGTGTCCTCGCGGCTCGCACGCACCGTGCGCTCGGATACCTTCCGCGTCACCGTCAACACCGCGTTCAAGGCGACGATCGCCGGCTGTGCCGCGCCGCAGGAAGGGCGCGAGGACACCTGGATCAACAAGCGCATCCGCGACCTCTATGGCGGCCTCTTCGATCTCGGCCATTGCCACAGCGTCGAGGCCTGGCAGGGCGACGATCTGGTCGGCGGACTCTACGGCGTCAGCCTGGGGCGCGCCTTCTTCGGCGAGAGCATGTTCCACACCGCGCGCGATGCCTCGAAGGTCGCGCTGGTGCACCTGGTCGCACGGCTCATCCATGGCGGCTTCGAGCTGCTCGACACGCAATATGTCACCGAGCATTTGAGGAGTTTTGGCGCGGTCGAGATCTCGCGGCGGCGCTACACCGCGCTGCTCGACAAGGCGCTGGCTGGCGAGCCCGGCGATTTCCTGCGGCTCTCCACCGGCGAAGCGATCCCGGGCGCGCGCGCCCTCGAGATCATCGCCTCGCGGCCATGA
- a CDS encoding Na+-dependent transporter, with protein sequence MLAVLQTIVALPLRALTWLGSQGTRGVAAIVFIAAAVPPLGALLRPYLTEAILCLLCISFMRVDLAALYSHLRRPALVATATVWTTIGVPLVVGLIAHASGLTARAPALSLALMLQSMASPMMASPALAALMGLDATIVLITLVTSTALVPFTASLFAGIFLGDMLSITPLTLGLKLLGILAASLLAATAIRWIFGAEAIQHHKKPIDGLNIIILFMFAAAIMGDVVSDLLAQPLFTISLAALSFAIYFTLLAVTTLLFRRIGTERALALGLMVSQRNLGLMLAATAGVLPPTTWLYFAMTQFPIHLAPYMLMPIARRLTAGAGAAAASSRTEGVRS encoded by the coding sequence ATGCTTGCCGTTCTTCAAACCATCGTCGCCCTCCCGCTGCGCGCCCTGACCTGGCTCGGCAGCCAGGGCACGCGCGGGGTCGCGGCCATCGTGTTCATCGCGGCCGCGGTGCCACCGCTCGGCGCATTGCTGCGTCCCTATCTCACCGAGGCCATCCTCTGCCTGCTTTGTATCTCCTTCATGCGGGTCGATCTGGCCGCCCTCTACAGTCATCTGCGTCGACCGGCGCTGGTTGCAACTGCCACGGTCTGGACCACCATCGGGGTGCCGCTGGTCGTCGGGTTGATCGCTCACGCATCCGGGCTCACGGCGCGCGCGCCCGCGCTTTCGCTCGCACTGATGCTCCAGAGCATGGCGTCACCGATGATGGCCTCCCCTGCCCTGGCCGCGCTGATGGGTCTCGATGCCACCATCGTGCTCATCACGCTGGTGACCTCGACCGCACTGGTGCCCTTCACGGCCTCGCTGTTCGCGGGCATCTTCCTCGGCGACATGCTGAGCATCACGCCGCTGACGCTGGGCCTGAAACTGCTCGGCATCCTCGCAGCCTCGCTGCTGGCCGCGACCGCCATCAGATGGATCTTCGGCGCGGAGGCGATCCAGCATCACAAGAAGCCGATCGACGGCCTCAACATCATCATCCTCTTCATGTTCGCTGCCGCGATCATGGGCGATGTCGTGAGCGACCTCCTCGCGCAGCCGCTGTTCACCATCAGCCTCGCAGCTCTGTCCTTCGCGATCTACTTCACCCTGCTCGCGGTCACCACGCTGCTGTTCCGCCGCATCGGTACCGAGCGCGCGCTGGCGCTCGGGCTGATGGTGTCACAGCGCAATCTCGGCCTGATGCTGGCCGCGACCGCCGGCGTATTGCCGCCCACCACCTGGCTCTATTTCGCGATGACGCAATTTCCGATTCATCTCGCGCCGTACATGCTGATGCCGATCGCACGGCGGCTGACGGCGGGCGCCGGCGCGGCGGCTGCAAGCAGCAGGACCGAGGGCGTGCGTTCATAA
- a CDS encoding DJ-1/PfpI family protein → MPSPRQIGFLVFPRVTQLDFTGPLQVFAMLPGAKLHLIWKRIEPVPSDSVMTLTPTTTFADCPQLDVICVPGGHGTNDLLNDDEVLDFLRRQAEGAQYVTSVCTGSLALGAAGLLKGYRAATHWSAMEMLAQFGAMPTKTRVCVDRNRITGGGVTAGIDFALTLVSILVDRPTAEAIQLQMEYNPAPPFNSGSPDTAPAEVLALLRERGAQNHARRLEAVKRAAEKVM, encoded by the coding sequence ATGCCGTCACCGCGGCAGATCGGATTCCTGGTGTTTCCGCGCGTCACCCAGCTCGACTTCACGGGCCCCTTGCAGGTGTTCGCCATGCTTCCGGGGGCGAAGCTGCACCTGATCTGGAAGCGGATCGAGCCGGTGCCGAGCGATTCCGTGATGACGCTGACGCCGACCACGACCTTCGCGGATTGCCCGCAGCTCGACGTGATCTGCGTGCCCGGCGGTCACGGCACCAACGACCTGCTCAACGACGACGAGGTGCTCGATTTCCTGCGCCGGCAGGCCGAGGGCGCGCAGTACGTCACGTCGGTCTGCACGGGGTCGCTGGCGCTCGGCGCTGCCGGCCTGTTGAAGGGCTACCGCGCCGCCACCCATTGGAGCGCGATGGAGATGCTCGCCCAGTTCGGCGCGATGCCGACCAAGACACGCGTCTGCGTCGACCGTAACCGTATCACCGGCGGCGGCGTGACCGCCGGCATCGACTTCGCGCTGACGCTGGTCTCGATCCTGGTCGACCGCCCCACGGCCGAAGCGATCCAGCTCCAGATGGAATACAATCCCGCCCCGCCGTTCAATTCAGGCTCGCCGGACACCGCGCCGGCCGAGGTGCTGGCCCTGCTCAGAGAGCGCGGCGCGCAAAACCATGCCCGGCGGCTCGAGGCGGTCAAGCGTGCGGCAGAAAAGGTGATGTAG
- a CDS encoding GlxA family transcriptional regulator translates to MIGILIFPDFQLLDAAGPISAFEVAARCTGKAPAIRVLAARAGLVRSSSGVEMMARDFRSANALTTLVVAGGAGVADAARCEVTRAFVQRLAKRGVRVASVCSGAYVLAEAGLLDGRRATTHWGRTRDFVARYPKVKFEPDQIFTRDGNVWTSAGITAGIDLALAMVTEDHGEEIARQTARHLVLYHRRSGGQSQFSSLLELKTPTGRFGALLSWARENLDAPLTVEDLADRAGMSARHFARAFAAETGTTPSKAIERLRLEAARERVQSSREAIELVAETTGFGDPERMRRAFIRAFGQPPQALRRAARAG, encoded by the coding sequence ATGATCGGCATCCTGATCTTCCCGGACTTTCAATTGCTCGACGCGGCGGGCCCGATCTCGGCATTCGAGGTCGCCGCGCGCTGTACCGGCAAGGCGCCTGCCATTCGCGTGCTGGCGGCGAGGGCGGGACTCGTGCGCAGCTCGTCGGGCGTCGAGATGATGGCGCGTGATTTCAGGTCGGCGAATGCGCTCACGACGCTGGTCGTGGCCGGCGGTGCGGGCGTGGCGGATGCCGCGCGCTGCGAGGTCACGCGCGCTTTCGTGCAGCGGCTGGCAAAGCGCGGCGTGCGGGTCGCGAGCGTCTGCTCGGGCGCCTATGTGCTGGCCGAGGCGGGCCTGCTCGACGGGCGCCGCGCCACCACCCATTGGGGCCGGACGCGCGATTTCGTCGCGCGCTATCCGAAGGTGAAGTTCGAGCCGGACCAGATTTTCACTCGCGACGGCAATGTCTGGACCTCGGCGGGCATCACGGCGGGCATCGATCTCGCGCTTGCGATGGTCACCGAGGACCATGGCGAGGAGATTGCGCGACAGACGGCAAGGCACCTCGTGCTCTATCACCGCCGCAGCGGCGGCCAGTCGCAATTCTCCTCGCTGCTGGAGCTGAAGACGCCGACCGGGCGGTTCGGCGCGCTGTTGTCCTGGGCGCGCGAAAATCTCGATGCGCCGCTGACGGTCGAGGACCTCGCCGATCGCGCCGGCATGAGCGCACGGCATTTTGCCCGCGCCTTTGCCGCCGAGACCGGCACGACGCCGTCGAAGGCGATCGAGCGGTTGCGGCTCGAAGCGGCACGCGAGCGCGTGCAGTCCTCGCGCGAGGCGATCGAGCTCGTCGCGGAAACGACAGGCTTCGGCGACCCCGAGCGAATGCGCCGCGCCTTCATCCGCGCCTTCGGCCAGCCGCCGCAGGCACTCCGTCGCGCGGCGCGGGCGGGTTAG